The Alphaproteobacteria bacterium genome segment GGATTTAAAGGAATTCATTGAAAAATGGGCGCCGAAGAATGTTTATAATGTGCGCGGCGATTTGGCTTAATTATTTTTAGTTTTTTTTATTGCATTTTTTTAACCGTTAGCTATTTTTTTTGTTCCCGATCGGGAATATTTTCAGATTTTATTCCCCATAAAGCTACAAAAGTTCCCGATCGGTAACTTTTTATTGATTATTGTTCTTTTTGGGTTATAATGATACCGTACGGGAACAAATTGGGATGGCTTTGTGAACAATATTATATTAAAACCTGAAGATCTTGGTCGGTTGGTCTATGAAGCACGTAAAGCTCAGCAATTAACGCAAGAAGATTTAGCTGGCATGACGTCGACGGGACGAAGATTTATTGTGGATCTTGAAAAAGGGAAACATACAGCCCAGATCGGTAAAGTTTTAGTAGTTTTGGGTGCTCTTGGTATTGCCTTGATTGCATCGAGCAAGTGGAAGAGCTGATCAGATGATAGTCGATAAAAGGCAAAACCTATCCGTTTTTCTTCATGATGATTATGTAGGGACTCTTTATTCAGAGGCAGCGATTCTTGGCTTTCGTTATGATG includes the following:
- a CDS encoding helix-turn-helix domain-containing protein; translation: MNNIILKPEDLGRLVYEARKAQQLTQEDLAGMTSTGRRFIVDLEKGKHTAQIGKVLVVLGALGIALIASSKWKS